The genomic DNA TTGTTTGATGACTTCGCACATTCCACTGAGGTTGCTATAACCCTATAAAGAACAGTGATAGAGAACAATTTGTATACGGAGAAACCAATTCCTCCCTACCTTATGTCACTGGCTTCTTCCTCAAGTTATGTTTTGGCTAGATTTTCATGAAAGCATTGGTCTGCAACAGATTATTCGAAGCTTCAGATTCAGGAGGCATTTCTGGCAAAAGGAATGTTGTAAACTTGATGTTCCTGAGGATAATACACTTTTTGTTGTCATTTACTCATGTCTCTGAATACTTAATTGCAATCTTTGTTGTTGATGACCTAAACTTCTAGCAATATTGCTACTGTTTCTAAGGCCAGATGTATAAAAGTCTCATTGGGGTGGTGCAGCAACCAATGATGGGTCAAAAAGAGAAGATACTGACTTCTCTTTATAAGCAAAATCATTAGACGCAATCCGCTGATCATGCATTTGATCTTTTGATGATGAAGTTGATCATTAGGTTTCAGAAATTGTGTTATCATGTAGTTTAAGAGAGATCATATAACTTGACGAACAAACAACCTTATCCAcaaatgaaataacaaaatagtatCAACCCTATACATTCTAACTTTACTGTGTAGAATCAGAAACCTTCATACAAAAGTCTACAGACAAATCAACTCTGAAGTTTCAAGTTTCAAAAGCTCCCCTCTCTTCCCATATGATCAGAAACATGTGTAGAATGCGCTCTCAAGTCTTCAAGTGCGTTACTTGAAAATTATATACCTTTCTGTACAAGCTTTACTGGTCTATCTTCAGACTAATCAGCTATAGTCTTGATTAGCTCTGGAACTTGATCTAGTAAACGATTCATGTCATCAGGGAACTCGTTCTTGGCCCTGTTGGTTCTTCCCCCCACCACCAATGTTGTTCCGTTTTGCAGTGCCCATATCTTCATATGATGTTGAACTTAAATGCCAATGgaataaaatagaataagaaAATGATGTTGAAAGATATTTGTTACTGTTACCTGTGAATGAGATAAGTAACTGATACAGGTTGTGAGCATTAGAGCACCAAAACCAGCATACACCACTGGTACTCCTGGGTCAGTCTGAGCAAACAAGACAAAGAGCATGAAAAGGGTACTTTTTATCTTAAGCTACTTGGTGACGATCATGGCTTTAACTATACCATGGAACTTGACACTAGCAATGGTAGATATCTATTGCGTTCTTCTCAACCAACCATTTCAAAAGCCACGACTCCTTCTCGCCATCTCAATTGGTGATTGGGTAACAAACACACTTACATTTTCTAGTGCTTATTTAAGAGAGCAGTCTCCaatattttgactattttttgttttgtgtgtttgCAGGTGGTGTCTGTACTAGCTTTGGCTTCAGCTTCATCAGCAGCTAGTGTTGTAGATCTTCTTCGTTCAGACGAATCAGTTTGCCCTCCAACAGTCTGCAACAGATACCAGTTTGCAGCAACATTAGCTTTCTTGACTTGGTTcttgtctctttcttcttctctcttcaaCCTCTGGTTACTTCCTTCTCTCTGAtctaaaaaaaagattagatgACAAAGACGACTAAACAAAATAGATAGGTAGCTAGAAACAAAAATGTCAATAGAAAACTCAAATCTTTGTATTGACACTTGATATGAATATACCAAAAATGAGAGTGTTAAAGCTTATGTTCCAAGTTGACTTGGTCAAAATTGAAATGGCCACACACATGTGAAGAGTTATGTGCATTTGTAGAATAAAGAAGCATTACATCATCAAAGTTCACTCACTGTTTCATTCATGCACATAAGGTACCAAAATGGCATAACAAGATATTAAAAGCACACCAACTGAACTGAGAGTTTACTAAGTCTTATTCATAAAACTTTCACTACATTATCTATTAGTACCATCAAATGACTCGCAATCATCCTGAAAAATAAACTTAGATCGAGAATGATGTTGATCGGTACAAAGCTGTCTTCCTTAGTAGCTCAGGAAATCCAGTATCAGAGACACACATCTCCCTTCTCTATGATTGCCGACTCCTAACAAAAAACTGCAGCAAGATGAAAAGGGAAGATAATGTAAAATCTAAAATAGCCAGCAAAGCTCATATGAGGGGTAGACAAATAAGCTAAAATGTACTGACGTATCAATTCAATCCAATTCCATTTCGTAGCGTGATCAAATGGTTTAAGTATCTAATAATAACAAGATACATACTTTCTTACAACAATGTTTATAGAACTTATGACCCACTAAGATCCACAAGATGTCTAAAAAGAGAGACATAAAGACAAGACAAAACTAGCTTCCAAGTCAAAACCAGCTCAGCATTTTAtcatgtttcaaaaaaaaatgcagtAGAAGAGGTCTGAAACAGTTAAAAGGAAGAGCAAAGGACTAATCTCAATCACCTtaagaagtagaagaagaagatggaggagCCTGAGACTGAGCAGTAGAATCAGGAATGGA from Raphanus sativus cultivar WK10039 unplaced genomic scaffold, ASM80110v3 Scaffold3952, whole genome shotgun sequence includes the following:
- the LOC108819152 gene encoding CASP-like protein 5C3, whose protein sequence is MKRVLFILSYLVTIMALTIPWNLTLAMVDIYCVLLNQPFQKPRLLLAISIGDWVVSVLALASASSAASVVDLLRSDESVCPPTVCNRYQFAATLAFLTWFLSLSSSLFNLWLLPSL